The following coding sequences lie in one Hypomesus transpacificus isolate Combined female unplaced genomic scaffold, fHypTra1 scaffold_326, whole genome shotgun sequence genomic window:
- the cpne7 gene encoding copine-7, with amino-acid sequence CDVFSSQLDRTEVIKSNLHPVFAKVFTLDYYFEEVQKLRFEVYDIHGTHSIGTRDDDFLGGVECTLGQIVAHKKMVKPLFLKYGKYAGKSTITVHAEEISGNNGYVELFFCAKKLDDKDLFSKSDPFLEIYRINDDGTEQLVHRTEVIKNNLNPVWEPFKVSLISLCSCDEDRKLKCLVWDYDSRGKHDFIGEFYATFRDMQKIGGGNKVTWDCINPKYKLKKKNYKNSGVVILSDLKLHRVYSFLDYIMGGCQIHFTVAIDFTASNGDPRNSCSLHYINPYQPNEYLKALIAVGEICQDYDSDKRFSALGFGARIPPNYEVSHDFAINFNPEDDECEEIQGVVEAYQNCLPKIQLYGPTNVSPIINRIAKLSAGEETIKDASRYHILLILTDGVVTDMADTREAIVRASYQPLSIIIVGVGNADFTDMQILDGDDGVLRSPKGEPVLRDIVQFVPFRDFKTASPAALAKCVLAEVPKQVVEYYSHKAISPMSPPRDSPTSIASSPTE; translated from the exons TGTGACGTATTCTCTTCCCAGCTGGACAGGACAGAGGTGATCAAGAGCAACCTGCACCCGGTCTTTGCCAAGGTCTTCACTCTGGACTACTACTTTGAGGAGGTGCAGAAGCTACGGTTTGAGGTGTACGACATCCACGGCACACACAGCATCGGGACCCGCGACGATGACTTCCTCGGAGGGGTGGAATGCACTCTTGGTCAG ATTGTGGCCCACAAGAAGATGGTGAAGCCTTTGTTCTTGAAATATGGGAAATACGCCGGAAAATCCACCATCACT GTGCACGCTGAAGAAATCTCTGGCAACAATGGATATGTTGAGCTTTTCTTCTGTGCCAAGAAATTAGATGATAAG GATCTCTTCAGCAAGTCGGACCCATTTTTGGAGATATATCGGATCAACGACGACGGCACAGAACAGCTTGTTCACAGAACGGAG GTGATCAAAAACAACCTGAATCCAGTGTGGGAACCCTTTAAAGTGTCCCTCATCTCCCTGTGCAGCTGTGACGAAGACAGGAAGCTCAAG TGTCTAGTCTGGGACTACGACTCCAGAGGTAAACATGATTTTATCGGCGAGTTCTATGCCACCTTCCGAGATATGCAGAAAATTGGCGGTGGAAACAAG GTAACATGGGATTGCATAAATCCGAAGTACAAACTCAAGAAGAAGAATTACAAAAACTCGGGCGTGGTTATCCTCAGTGATCTCAAG CTTCACAGAGTGTATTCCTTCCTGGACTACATCATGGGAGGATGCCAGATCCACTTCACA GTGGCCATTGACTTCACAGCCTCCAATGGAGACCCCAGGAACAGCTGTTCCCTGCATTACATCAACCCTTACCAGCCAAACGAGTACCTGAAGGCTCTGATTGCTGTCGGGGAGATCTGTCAGGACTATGACAG TGACAAAAGATTTTCTGCCTTGGGATTTGGTGCCAGAATTCCACCTAATTATGAG GTGTCTCATGACTTTGCCATCAATTTCAACCCAGAGGACGATGAATGTGAAG AGATCCAGGGGGTAGTGGAGGCCTATCAGAACTGTCTTCCTAAGATCCAGTTGTATGGGCCCACCAACGTGTCCCCCATCATCAACAGGATAGCCAAGCTGTCCGCGGGGGAGGAGACCATCAAAGACGCCTCC CGCTACCACATCCTGCTAATCCTCACGGACGGCGTGGTGACGGACATGGCGGACACGCGCGAGGCCATCGTGCGCGCCTCCTACCAGCCCCTGTCCATCATTATCGTCGGCGTCGGCAACGCCGATTTCACGGACATGCAGATCCTGGATGGGGATGACGGAGTCCTTCGCTCGCCCAAAGGAGAGCCGGTCCTCAGGGATATTGTACAGTTTGTGCCCTTCAGAGATTTCAAAACG GCCTCGCCTGCTGCCCTGGCAAAGTGTGTCCTGGCCGAGGTGCCCAAACAGGTGGTGGAGTACTACAGCCACAAGGCCATCTCCCCTATGTCCCCCCCCAGGGATTCCCCCACCTCCATCGCCAGCAGCCCCACAGAATAA